A stretch of DNA from Streptosporangiales bacterium:
CGGTGGGCGGGTCGGCGGCCGGCTGCGCTGCCTCCGCCCCACCAGCGGACTGCGCAGCGCTCGCCCCCACAGTGCCCTGCGCGGCCTGCGGCTCGGCGACGGGCTGGCCGGCTTGCGGCTCGGCGACCGACTGCTCCGCACCCGCGTCGGTGGGCTGTTCGGTCTGCGGCTCGGCGACGGGCTGGCCGGCTTGCGGCTCGGCGACCGACTGCTCCGCACTCGCGTCGGTGGGCTGTTCGGTCTGCGGGTCGGCGACGGGCTGGGCGGGGGCGTCGGCGTTCGGCGTGGTGGTTGAGGGCTTCGGGGTGGCGGTCTTCTTCGCTGCCTTTTTGGCCGATGGTGCGCGCGCGGCGCGCTCTACCGGCGCGGAAGCTGCACCCTGCGGCGCAGCCGGAGGGTCAGCCCCTGCAGCCCCCGCACCGGCGGCAGCAGCCTCGGCACTGGCGGCACCAGCAGCCTCCGCACCGGCGCCAGCACCGGCACCGGCACCGGCACCGGCGGCACCGCTACCGGTGCCCGTGTCCGGCGTGGTGGGTTGGTCGGCCTTGGCGGCTGCCTTGGCGGCGCTCTCGACTTCCTTGGGGGCGGGGGCGGCGTCGTCGTTGGCGGGTGGGGGTGGGACGGTCCACATCCACTCGCGGAGGCGGTCGCGTTCGTGGGTGAGGTCGCGGATGTCGTACTCCGCGTACTCGAACTCCGGCGACCAGAAGAGTGCGTCGAACGGGCACACCTCGATGCAGATGCCGCAGTACATGCACAGCGAATAGTCGATGGCGAAGCGGTCGAGGACGTTCTTGCTGCGCTCCCTGCCACCCGGCTTCGCCGGCGGCACAGGCTCCTTGTGCGAGTCGATGTAGATGCACCAGTCGGGGCACTCCCTGGCGCACAGCATGCAGACGGTGCAGTTCTCCTCGAACAGCCCGATCACGCCACGGCTGCGCGGCGGCAGCTCGGGCACCTGGTGCGGGTACTCGTCGGTGCCGGTGCGCCTGGTCAACGTCTTCAGCGTGGTCGCGAGCCCCTTGACCAGACCCGTACCGGGAACGCCCGAGGTGCCTGGGTCGCTCATGCTCGGGTCCTCGCGTTCCTCGACGTCGTCGGCAAGCCAAGATAGGAGGTCATCATCACGCGAAGGTCACTCTCACGATCGCGGTCAGCAACAGCTGGGCCAGCGCCAACGGCACCAGTCCGACCCAGGCCAGCCGCTGCAACTGGTCCTCGCGCAGCCGCGGGAACGACACCCGCAGCCAGATCATCACGAACGACACCAGCAGCAGCTTCACGCCGGTCCACAGCCAGCCCAGCTCGGTGTCGAGGAACGGGCCCTTCCAGCCGCCGAGGAAGAGCACAGTGGTCAGCGCCGCGACCACCACGATGCCGGCGTACTCGGCGAGCAGGAACAGCGCGAACCGCAGGCCGGTGTACTCGGTGTACGGGCCGAGGATGATCTCCGAGTCGGCGATCGGCATGTCGAACGGCACCCGCCGCAGCTCGGCGACGCCCGCGACCACGAACACGATCAGCGCGGGCAGCTGCCACGCCAGCCACCACGGCTGCCAGGCCTCGACGATGCCCGTCAGCGACAGCGTGCCGGCCGCCATCGCCACCGACACCGCCGCGATGACCAGCGGCAGCTCGTACGCCAGCAGCTGAGCGGCCGCCCGCACCCCGCCGAGCAGCGCGAACTTGTTGGCGCTGGCGTAGCCCGCCATGATCGCGCCGAGCACGCCGATGCCGAGCACCGCGAGCGCGTAGAACAGGCCGGCGTCGAGGTCCCTGCCGACCAGGCCGCCAGGGCCGACCGGCACCACGACGAGCACCAGCAGGTACGGCAGCAGCGCCACCCACGGCGCCAGCTTGAACACCGTACGGTCGGCCGCCTGCGGAACGATGTCCTCCTTCTGCGCGAACTTCACCCCGTCGGCGACCAGCTGCGCCCACCCGTGGAAGCCACCGGCGTACATCGGGCCGAGCCGGCCCTGCATGTGCGCCATCGCCTTGTGCTCGAGGTAGCCGACGACCATCGGCAGCACGAGGAACGCGGCGAACACCACGACCACCCGCACGGCGATCTCCAACGCAAGCGTCACGGCGTCTCCTCGCCGGAACCCGGCTCGGTGTCGGCTGAGCCGGCCGCGGCGCGCCACTCGTCCACGTCCGGCTTCCCCGGCGGCCGCACCCGCCGCCGGCTCGGTGCCGCGTCGTGCTCGGACTCACCTGGCTCCTTGGCACCCGGCCACGGCTTCGCGACCCGGGACGCCAGCACGAAGTCCTTGCGCAGCGGGTGCCCCTCGAAGCCGTCCGGCAGCAGCAGCGGCGTCAGGTTGGGGTGCCCGGTGAACACCACGCCGAACATCTCCGCCGTCTCCCGCTCGTGCCACGCGGCACCGCGGAACACCCCGGTCAGGCTCGGCAGCTCCCACCGGTCGCCGGCCGCCGGCACCGGCAGCCGGGTACGCAGCAGCAGATGCCGCCGCAGGGGGATCGACCACAGGTGGGTCAGCACGACGAGCCCGTCGTCCTGGTCGTCGACGGCGGACAGCCAGTCGAAGTACGTGCAGCCCAACTGGTCGCGCGCGTGGCTCGCGACGGCCACCCACTCCGCGACCGGCACGTCGGCAGTGACCGCGCCGACCTGGTCCTCCGTGCACTCGACGGCAGGGAACCGCTCGGTCAGCGCGGCGACGAGCTGACTGGACTCGGTCACGGCCGCTCGCCACCGTCGAGCCGAGGCAGCGGCTGGGTGTCACCGCCGCGTGGTGGGTGCGGGCCCCACGGCGGCGCGAGCGGCTGGGTGCCAGGCCCGCCGTCGTCGACGGCGTCCTGCGCGGGCAGCTCCTCGGTCGGCGCGTCGTCGTGGCGGAAACCGAGCGCGGTGAGCAGCTCGGTCGGCGCGTCGTCGGCGTCGTCGTCCTCCGCAGGTTCCTCCTCCTCGGCGGTCGGCGCCAGTGGCCGCCACGGCGCGATCGGCTCCGGCGGGGGCGGTTGCCACGGACGCCGCAGCGCGTCCGCACTCGGCGCCGCGCCGCCGTAGCGCTTCGGCAGCGACTCGGCGGCGATCTTCTCCTGCAGCTTCACGATGCCCTGCAGCAGCGCCTCAGGACGCGGCGGACACCCCGGCACGTACACGTCGACAGGGACGATCTGGTCGACGCCCTTCGTCACGCAGTACGAGTCCCAGTACGGCCCGCCGCAGTTGGAGCAGGCGCCGAACGAGATGACGTACTTCGGCTCCGGCATCTGCTCGTACAGCCGCTTCACCGCCGGCGCCATCTTGTCGGTGACCGTGCCTGAGACCACCATCAGGTCCGCCTGGCGCGGCCCGGGCGCGAACGGGATGACGCCGAGCCTGATGAAGTCGTGTCTGGCCATGGAGGTGGCGATGAACTCGATCGCACAGCAGGCCAGGCCGAAGTTGAAGACCCACAGCGAGTACCTGCGGCCCCAGTTCAGCACTATCCGGACCGGGTCGGGGACGATCCGGGAGAGCAGGCCGAGCTTGGGGGTGGGCAGCTGAACGGGCGTGGTCATCCGCGACCGCCTCCTCGCGCCGCTGTCACGTCCACGTCAGCACCCCCTTGCGGGCGGCATAGGCCAGCCCGACTACGAGGAAGCCGATGAAGACGAACATCTCCACGATGCTCTCCACCCCGTAGCCGGGCGCCGCGAACACGGTCGCCCAGGGGAAGAGGAACATCACATCGACGGCGAACACCAGGTAGAGGAACGCGTACACGTAGTAGCGGATGTGCAGCTGCGCCCAGCCCTCACCGACCGGATCCACCCCGCACTCGTAGCTGTACAGCTTCTCCGTGGTGGGGCCGTTCGGTCGCAGTAGCCGGTTCGCGGTGAAGGCCACTGCGAGGAACACCGCGCCGACCAGCAAGACCACGCCGACCACGGTGTACGAGGTCAGGTACGCGGACATCGCTCACCTTCGACGTTGGTAGGTCGGGCAGCAAACCCGTGGTCCGGGACTGCCCAGCGGGCAACAGCAACCCGTACAGATAACACCACGTCCGCCGACGACACCAGCGCGGGCTGATCTTTCCGGTTACGCGGTGTGCCGCGCCGCGGTCACCCGCCAATCCCAGCTTGTCAGGACTACGCGCGGATGGGAACGCCACCCAGGTCGTCGAGCACGTCGAACGCCGGGACGAAGTGGCCGAGCGAGGCGGACCCGCCCGCCGGCGAGGACACCGCGGTGAAGACGCCGAGCAGCCGTACCCGGCCCGGCGCGACCGACTGCCACACCGGCCCGCCTGAGTCACCCAGCCAGCCCACCTGCTGGCCGTCGTCGCCGCGCATGGTGATCTGGCATCCCGCCGCGACCAGGTAGGAACTGCAGCTGGCGGGGACGTCGACCACCTCGCCGCAGACGTAGCCGCCGGCCTGCTGAGTGCTCTCCGCGTAGCCGCTGTGGCAGACCCGCTGGCCGACCGCGATCGAGCCCCGGGTCGCCACGCTGTCGACGGCGGCGTTGACCGACGAGCCGTCGGCCGCGGTGCCGATCCGGAGGTGGCCGTCCGGTTTGTCCTGGTTCAGCCGTACGTACGCGGTGTCCCTCGAGGTGGAGACCGAGCTGGTCTGGCCGAGCAGCCCGGTGGAGCCGTAGACCGCGGCACCGGTCGGCGCGACGTGGCGCGCGGTGACCAGGTAGAAGTCGTCCCCCTGCTGGACCGCGAACGCGTAGGAGCCGGCCTCGTACGACGTGCTGTTCAGGAACCCGCCGCCTGAGGTCACCGAGACGCCACTGCCCTGCGCGGGCGGCGCGTGTGCCGCCGCCTGGGGTGCGGGAATGCCCAGCACGCTCACCGCCACGGACGCCACGACGACCAGCAGACCGCACAACAATGCCCGGGGCCGCGTTGGGGGACGCGACCACCGTGGCCGGCGGGGTACGCCAGTCACGAACATGGCACCTCCGTTGCGACGCCGGGGGTTACGCCGCATGGGTGAGCCTAGGCACCCGGTACAACCGCCGCAACGGCCGCACAACAAGCTGTGGACAGCCAGGTAGCCGATCCACCCATGGCGGAGTCCCAGGTCAGAGCCTTAATCGCCGAGCCGGGCATAAAGGGCACCCCGCGCTCGTTACGACGAGTGAGCTCTTCCCTCTCGAAAGGCCGGTCACGATGAGCGACCTCACGAGTCGTACCCGACCGTATCCCCTGCGCAACCGGGCATACCCCCGACCCCCCCCGCGCCGCGTAACCGATGTCTTCCTCTCGGTCTCGAGATACGTAGCATGGAGTGACGAGATTGAGGAGGCTGTAAGCCCCGTGACCACGTCAGCCACCACGCCCACGGAGAAGGGCGTACAAAAGCTCGACCGAGTCATCATCCGATTCGCCGGCGACTCCGGCGACGGCATCCAGGTCACCGGCGATCGCTTCACCTCGGAGACCGCCCAGTTCGGGAACGACCTGGCCACCTTGCCGAACTTCCCCGCGGAGATCAGAGCCCCCGCGGGCACCCTGCCCGGCGTCTCGTCGTTCCAGCTGCAGTTCGCCGACCACGACGTACTGACCCCGGGCGACCAGCCGGACGTCCTCGTGGTGATGAACCCGGCCGCGCTACGCGCCAACCTCGCCGACCTACGCCGCGGTGGTCGCATCATCGCGAACGTCGACGAGTTCACCTCCCGCAACCTGCGCCGTGTCGGCTACGACGCCAACCCGCTCGACGACGGCAGCCTGGACGGCTACACGGTGCACCAGGTGAAGCTCACCTCGATGACCGTGGAGGCCCTGAAAGAACTGGAGATCGGGAAGAAGGACGCAGAACGCGCGAAGAACATGTTCGCGCTCGGCCTGCTCTCCTGGCTCTACCACCGGCCCACGGAACGCACCCTGGAGTTCATCCAGAAGCGCTTCGGCAAGGCGCCGGAGATCGCGCAGGCCAACACCACGGCGTTCACCGCCGGGTGGAACTACGGCGAGACCACCGAAGAGTTCGCCATCTCCTACGAGATCAGGCCCGCGGCGATGCCGACCGGTCTGTACCGCAGGATCACCGGTAACACCGCGCTGTCACTCGGCCTGGTGGCGGCGTCGCGGCAGGCGGGGATTCCGCTGTTCCTCGGTGCGTACCCGATCACGCCGGCGAGCGACGTGCTGCACGAGCTGAGCAAGCACAAGCGGTTCGACGTGCACACCTTCCAGGCGGAGGACGAGATCGCCGGGGTCGGTGCCGCGCTCGGAGCCGCGTACGGCGGCGCGCTCGGCGTCACCGTGACGTC
This window harbors:
- a CDS encoding NADH-quinone oxidoreductase subunit A, which translates into the protein MSAYLTSYTVVGVVLLVGAVFLAVAFTANRLLRPNGPTTEKLYSYECGVDPVGEGWAQLHIRYYVYAFLYLVFAVDVMFLFPWATVFAAPGYGVESIVEMFVFIGFLVVGLAYAARKGVLTWT
- a CDS encoding NADH-quinone oxidoreductase subunit C codes for the protein MTESSQLVAALTERFPAVECTEDQVGAVTADVPVAEWVAVASHARDQLGCTYFDWLSAVDDQDDGLVVLTHLWSIPLRRHLLLRTRLPVPAAGDRWELPSLTGVFRGAAWHERETAEMFGVVFTGHPNLTPLLLPDGFEGHPLRKDFVLASRVAKPWPGAKEPGESEHDAAPSRRRVRPPGKPDVDEWRAAAGSADTEPGSGEETP
- a CDS encoding 2-oxoacid:acceptor oxidoreductase subunit alpha, which encodes MSDLTSRTRPYPLRNRAYPRPPPRRVTDVFLSVSRYVAWSDEIEEAVSPVTTSATTPTEKGVQKLDRVIIRFAGDSGDGIQVTGDRFTSETAQFGNDLATLPNFPAEIRAPAGTLPGVSSFQLQFADHDVLTPGDQPDVLVVMNPAALRANLADLRRGGRIIANVDEFTSRNLRRVGYDANPLDDGSLDGYTVHQVKLTSMTVEALKELEIGKKDAERAKNMFALGLLSWLYHRPTERTLEFIQKRFGKAPEIAQANTTAFTAGWNYGETTEEFAISYEIRPAAMPTGLYRRITGNTALSLGLVAASRQAGIPLFLGAYPITPASDVLHELSKHKRFDVHTFQAEDEIAGVGAALGAAYGGALGVTVTSGPGVSLKGETISLGVAFELPLIVCDIQRAGPSTGMPTKTEQADLLMAYGGRHGEAPVVVLAPQSPADCFTMAIEAARIATKYRTPVILLSDGYLANGSEPWQIPDVSTLPDIRPEFATEPNGTDAKGNPMFLPYLRDPETLARPWAVPGTAGLEHRIGGLEKADGTGHISYDPDNHDLMVRTRQAKIDGVARDVAPLEVDDPTGDARTLVLGWGSTYGPIGAAVREVRQHGYAVAQAHLRYLNPLPQGTGEVLARYDRVVVPEMNLGQLALLLRATYLVDVVTYNKVRGLPFTSHELVTAIEEVVDGD
- the nuoH gene encoding NADH-quinone oxidoreductase subunit NuoH; translation: MTLALEIAVRVVVVFAAFLVLPMVVGYLEHKAMAHMQGRLGPMYAGGFHGWAQLVADGVKFAQKEDIVPQAADRTVFKLAPWVALLPYLLVLVVVPVGPGGLVGRDLDAGLFYALAVLGIGVLGAIMAGYASANKFALLGGVRAAAQLLAYELPLVIAAVSVAMAAGTLSLTGIVEAWQPWWLAWQLPALIVFVVAGVAELRRVPFDMPIADSEIILGPYTEYTGLRFALFLLAEYAGIVVVAALTTVLFLGGWKGPFLDTELGWLWTGVKLLLVSFVMIWLRVSFPRLREDQLQRLAWVGLVPLALAQLLLTAIVRVTFA